The segment AGGTAATGGCTCACCAAGGCTATGACGCATAACTGGTCTGAGAGGATGATCAGTCACACTGGAACTGAGACACGGTCCAGACTCCTACGGGAGGCAGCAGTAGGGAATATTGCTCAATGGGGGAAACCCTGAAGCAGCAACGCCGCGTGGAGGATGACACTTTTCGGAGCGTAAACTCCTTTTCTTAGGGAAGAAATTTGACGGTACCTAAGGAATAAGCACCGGCTAACTCCGTGCCAGCAGCCGCGGTAATACGGAGGGTGCAAGCGTTACTCGGAATCACTGGGCGTAAAGGACGCGTAGGCGGATTATCAAGTCTTTTGTGAAATCTAATGGCTCAACCATTAAACTGCTTGAGAAACTGATAATCTAGAGTGAGGGAGAGGCAGATGGAATTGGTGGTGTAGGGGTAAAATCCGTAGAGATCACCAGGAATACCCATTGCGAAGGCGATCTGCTAGAACTCAACTGACGCTAATGCGTGAAAGCGTGGGGAGCAAACAGGATTAGATACCCTGGTAGTCCACGCCCTAAACGATGTATACTAGTTGTTGCTGTGCTAGTCATGGCAGTAATGCACCTAACGGATTAAGTATACCGCCTGGGGAGTACGGTCGCAAGATTAAAACTCAAAGGAATAGACGGGGACCCGCACAAGCGGTGGAGCATGTGGTTTAATTCGATGATACGCGAAGAACCTTACCTGGGCTTGATATCCTAAGAACCTCTTAGAGATAAGAGGGTGCTAGCTTGCTAGAACTTAGTGACAGGTGCTGCACGGCTGTCGTCAGCTCGTGTCGTGAGATGTTCGGTTAAGTCCGGCAACGAGCGCAACCCACGTATTTAGTTGCTAACAGTTTGGCTGAGCACTCTAAATATACTGCCTTCGTAAGGAGGAGGAAGGTGTGGACGACGTCAAGTCATCATGGCCCTTATGCCCAGGGCGACACACGTGCTACAATGGCATATACAATGAGACGCAATATCGTGAGATGGAGCAAATCTATAAAATATGTCCCAGTTCGGATTGTTCTCTGCAACTCGAGAGCATGAAGCCGGAATCGCTAGTAATCGTAGATCAGCCATGCTACGGTGAATACGTTCCCGGGTCTTGTACTCACCGCCCGTCACACCATGGGAGTTGATTTCACTCGAAGTCGGAATGCTAAACTAGCTACCGCCCACAGTGGAATCAGCGACTGGGGTGAAGTCGTAACAAGGTAACCGTAGGAGAACCTGCGGTTGGATCACCTCCTTTCTAGAGTACAAAGTGATAATCTCACAATTATCACTTCAATATATCTCAATCACACTTGTTTAGGTTTGAGAGATTGATTTTTAAAAGTAGTTATTAAGGGCCTATAGCTCAGCTGGTTAGAGTGCACCCCTGATAAGGGTGAGGTCACAAGTTCAAGTCTTGTTAGGCCCACCATTTATATTTCTTCTACTAATGAATATTTTATTCTCTTTCTTAATTTATTTTATATCTTATCTAATTCCTATTTTTAGGAGCAAGAAATGAATAAAATAGTTTTTCCTATTACTATTGTTGATTACATTGACATTGGTTTAGATTTAGAAAAAATTCAAAATAAACTACAATCATATTATGATGAATATGAAGATGATTTATATTTGTTTCATAAAAACAAAATCGATTATATCTCTAAATTTATGAAAATTAATAATGATGAAATTTATAAAAATATTAATTTTGATTTTTCATCTATAAATTTAGATAATAGTGCTTTAAAAACAATTTCATTATTTAAATCAAATAGAAAATGACTTATTTCGAAATATATTATAGATATTAAAAACGAAAATTATAAAATTGAAAGAATATTCGCAAATAATTTTCTCCAATCTCTTGCATCTGTATCAGATGAAAAGTTTGATTATGGAAAAAATGAAAGAAAATTTAAAGAATTACCTGATAATTTATTTGATGATGATTTAAGAACTATGCTTAAATTTATCTCTTTTAAAATAGGTAGATATACAAAAAAATATAAATTTGCAATTACAGCTCATCATACACTTATATTCTGTGAAAATGGTAGAAAATCTACAAATTCATCAGAAGGAATACGCCAAGATGGAATGGATTTTATAATGTCTGCTTTTGTTATCGATAGACAAAATATCAATGGCGCAAAAAGTATAATTTATGCAAATGATAAAAAAACAAAAATATTTGAAACTATATTAAAAAATGGTCAAGGAATTATCCAGCCGGATTTAAATAGTGAATTATGGCATGAAGTAACAGAAAATTCTCAAATAAATATTAACGAAGTTGGTTATAGGTCTAGCGTAGGTTTTGATATAGAGGTTTTAGAATGAAATTAAAAATTCAAAGTGGGGAATTGTAATAGAAAAAATAGATAAAATGCCACAATAAATTTATCTGATGATTTGTTTTGAGCAGTTAATGAGTTTGATTGTTATACAGTTATAAAAAAATAAATTAAAAAGTTCATGTAATACGCAAATTATTCAAAGCATTTTATATAGATGAAATTTTTGATTTTTCACAAAGCGGAATTCTGTTTGAGATATTAAGACCTCTCAAAGAAGAATGTATAAGCGTATTAGTTGTATCAGCTTACGAAAGAGATTATATTTTTGTTAATAAAAATGATTTTGATAAAGTAAAGAAAATTTTTGGATTATAGTTATGCAAAATTTTATTTTTTTAAAAGGATTCTTTTTATCGCTTTCGCTTATTATGGCAATTGGAGCTCAAAACGCTTTTGTTTTGCGACAAGGTATAGCTAAAAATAATGTATTTTATGTTTGCCTTGTATGTTTTTTATGTGATTTTGTATTGATATTAGCTGGAATTTTCGGCGTTGGTGAAGTTATAGCAAAAAATGTGATAGTAAATGTATTAATCACAGTTCTTGGAATTTTATTTGTTAGTTATTATGCTATAACAGCATTAATTTCAGCATTTTCTACCAAAAATAGTGTAATATTTGAGATAGAACATTCAAATTTTTCTATTAAAAAAACTATTATTTTAACCCTTTGTATTACGCTTTTAAACCAACATGTTTATTTAGATACTGTTTTTGTGGTTGGAGCTTCAGCGCTAACATTTGATATGAAAGAGAAGATAATTTTTGCACTTGGTAGTCTTTCTGCTTCGTTTATTTGGTTTTTTTCATTAGGCTTTGGTGCTAAAAAATTTAGTCACTTCTTATCAAAACCGATAATTAACAAGATTATAGATATATTTATTGCTATTATTATGTTTTTTGTTGTTTTTACTCTAGTAAAATTTCTTTTAAAAATATTAGAAATTTAATAATTATTTAAGCATTACTCTTGTATAATTCCAACTCACTTTTAAAGAATATCTTAAAAAGTGAAGTTACTTAAATTACCATTGTTAAAAGTCACAATCAAGTTTTAATATTTAAAACAATTTTACAGGACTTGTTAGAGCTTTGAATTTAGTTTAATTTCAAATATTCTATATCAAACACTGTTATCCCAATAATATAAAAGATATAGTTTATAAATATTAACTTCACAAGCTATTAAGCTTTAAAACTTACTTAATAGTAGTTAATACTTTCCGTCTTATTAAATTTAAATTCAAATATTATAAATCTAATAGCCATATCTTTAATAAAAGAAAAGAGTAGTAAAAAATCTAGTAAAATCTA is part of the Campylobacter lanienae NCTC 13004 genome and harbors:
- a CDS encoding ACT domain-containing protein; this encodes MRKLFKAFYIDEIFDFSQSGILFEILRPLKEECISVLVVSAYERDYIFVNKNDFDKVKKIFGL
- a CDS encoding LysE/ArgO family amino acid transporter, whose product is MQNFIFLKGFFLSLSLIMAIGAQNAFVLRQGIAKNNVFYVCLVCFLCDFVLILAGIFGVGEVIAKNVIVNVLITVLGILFVSYYAITALISAFSTKNSVIFEIEHSNFSIKKTIILTLCITLLNQHVYLDTVFVVGASALTFDMKEKIIFALGSLSASFIWFFSLGFGAKKFSHFLSKPIINKIIDIFIAIIMFFVVFTLVKFLLKILEI